The Cervus canadensis isolate Bull #8, Minnesota chromosome 24, ASM1932006v1, whole genome shotgun sequence nucleotide sequence AGCAGGATTGTACGAGAATGTTCTTAGGTTTTTTTCATCATAACCAAACATTTCCATGAAAAGGAGCAGGGCTACACGAAATGCGCTGCACACGTACCACAGAGTACTACTCAGCGATAAAACCGAACGGGCATGAAGCAAAAGCAAGGCTGAATCTCACAAGCATGTGAAACGAAAGAAGCCAGACGCAAAAGACACTGAGGAATTCCATTTACGTGAAGTTTAAGAACAGGTAGAAGTGACCCGTGGTGAGAGAGGTCGAAGCGCTGGTCTCTTTGCGGGTAGAAGGGAATACAGTCGTCCCTTGGTATCTGCAGGGGATTGGTTTCAGAACATCCCTGTGTCCCCTTGGAGACCcaaatccaaggatgctcaagtctcttctataaaatggcatagcatttgcatataacctacacacatcctctTGTATACTTTTAATCctttctagattacttataatacctaatacaatgtaaatgctatgtaaataattgTAAATACAATGCAAATGGTAGTAAATAGTTGCCTGCATGTGGCAaattcaggttttgctttttggGGAACTCGCtgaaattcttttcaaatatttttgatccgTGGTTGGTGGGATCGGCGGATGCGGACACTGAGGGCTGACGGTAATACGAGAGGCACGAGGCAAGTcgctggggtgatggaaatgttctgtgttTTGATCTGGGTGTGGTAAAGGGTGTCTTCATTTACATAAAAAGCCATTGAACGGGGTCActtaagatttgtgcattttacTGTGTGAAAATAATACCTCCGTGTTTTTAAGTGCAATACAAGAACTTTAGAgttatattatatacacatttgACTATCTGCATTTTGCCTAATaaaattcagagagaaagaactaaagataaCTACCCATTACAATacggcaagggaaaaaaaattaaaaataaaatacggCAAGGGCTGCTCTCCATCCTTGTTGCTTCAGACCCTCAAGGAGCCTATTCTGTAGCATGTACCTGTGGGCCCCGACCCCCCATCTCCAACCCCCCACCCCTAaccaaccccaccccaccgctCCCCCAACCTCCCACCACTGTCTGCCTCAGATCCAGAGCCTCTTGTGGTCTAAACACCTCACCACTGAGTACAGCTCCAGtctttaaagatttaattttttaaaagggtgtATACATTAGCCAACTGATACTCCATTGAAGGACTAGAAATCTGTTCTAATGTCAAGGCTAAAAGTAACCACACAGAACTATCCCGAAACAGTAATATGGTCTTCAACATGGTGCTTTCCTAAGAATTTTTTTCCAAGGGTGAAATTGACCACTGACAATTACTGCTTCATATGCTGATTTTGGAACGCAAACTTTGAGTGGGAGGTGATGACTCCGCCAGAAAGAATCTGagtaatttagaaattatttctctGATGACCCCCAGACCctttgttgcaggaaggaggaccccttccagggcccgaaactgggctcttgtctaacagtcagaaatgaattgtctgaggagacacatgtgctgacaaagcaagagattttattgggaaagggcacccgggcggagagcaggagggtaagggaacccaggagaactgctctgcgcctggctcacagtcttgggttttatggtgatgggactagtttccgggtggtctttggccaaacATTCTAGTTCAGAGTctttgctcagccaagatggatgctaacgagagggattctgggaagtggcggacaggcagtgtctcctctcgacctttcccgaactcttccggttggtggtggcttactagttccgtgttccttatcaggatctcctgtcataaaacaactcatgcaaatggttactgttgcctggccagggtgggcggtttcagtcagtgtgcttcccctaacacctTGACTGCTCTCTGGGATGGGGCTCCTGGATCCCGACCTCACAAGCATGACAAGGGGTTTCCTCTCATTCCTTCACTCCCGCTTCCCCTCCAGGGCCTTGAGctctggagaaaatgaaaaagacaccCTCCTCTTCTGAATGAAGGTGTCCCAGCTGTGACATTCATAGGCCTACTGCTGACCCATTACTTTTCACACTAATGATATGTTCATTATTAtcgatgccttttatttcttgggAAGTGTTTATACTCTTGCAACAGCCTGATAAGTGAAATCATCCAACACTAGGAAATAAGGCAAATAGATAACTGGTGTCCTTTCAAAGTCAAATTAGAGTCGTGTCTAACAAGCCCTCCTAAGGGTCACCTGACACTCCAGGGGAATGTCACTTTGCTTGACTTATTATTTACTATTGATTAGGGCCCAGGCTCTGTAAAGATAGCTGTTAGCTGGTAGAAAACTGATAAGTTGCCAATTATTTTTGTCTGGTAGAGATGCAAATGATTTCTTTCCAGTAGAGTAGATAACTCCAACTTGATGATTTTATTGTCCTAAAGAGCACTAACCAATTTTGTAACTACCTTAGCAACCTATGAATATTCCAGAattcttggggttttttttttttttgttattgtttttttcacTGAATCTCTCTCACCCTAAAgaggtatatataattttttttctcatatccttCATTGAACAAGctttgttccttcatttataaACTGCAAAAGAAAACTAACACATGCTccctatgtatttcttttttaaaatatttatttatttatttggctgcattgggtctcagttgcagcacttgggatctttgatcttcgttgtggcaggtgggatctagttccctgaccgtggttgaacccaggccccctgcattggtagcacagagtctcagccactggactgccaggggagcccctcactatatatttctatatgaattgtgcatttaatattttgaaaattatactcTGAGAAGCCTTTCGTAGTATTTGTTTTATCCTCATGCCAACTCTGTCATTTTCTATATAATCTTGGCAaagtctttctgtttctgatcctcagtttcttcatctgtaaaatgggagcagtCAGGCTGACCATTCTGGCTCTGACACAGTATTTCTAACTCCTCTTGCAGGGAAGCAAGATTGACACAATGCAATCAAAGAAGAGGATGCTGGAAGGGATGTTACAGACCagcctccctgcttcctccctcaTCTTCTCCCTCATCTTGAgaaagtgaggttcagagaggttaggtaactggcccaaggtcacacagatattATTTATAATGATGACTTATTTTAATGTGGTATTTGACAGTATAAACTTCCTTATGTgggcgtgcatgcatgctaagtcactttggtcatgtccaactcattctgatcctatggactgcagcctgccaggctccactgtccatgcgattcttcaggcaagaatactggagtgggttgccatgctctcctccaggagatcttcccgacccagggatcgaaccctcatctcttacgtctcctacgttggtaggcaggttctttaccactagcgccacctaggaaacaTAAACTTccttatatattcatataatccCTTGGCAGCCCACCAAAGGGACtgtatcatccccattttacaggtaaagaagcTCAAGGTCCAGAGAAGTGATGTGGCTTGCCCAAGCTCATAGAGAGGTGCTAGCTCCCCTGAGCCCCTGAATCCTGAGGAGCAGGAAAGGGGCTGGCAGTACGAGCTGTGGGCCCCCACCCTTAAGCCAGAGCATCCCCCCCTTGCTTGTATGCACATTGTCTGTCACACAAGATTGCAAGAAAAAGGGAGTCTCAGAGTCTTGAAAACCCTGGTCCTAGACTGCCTTCACCTGCCCAGGTGCAACaaccctcccccttctcctcttcctctcctcctccctctggaAAATGAGACAAAGCAACGACAGCAAGGACAAAACATGGCCATGGGGAGAAGCAGAAAGACGTATTCAGCCAGGACTGAACACACTGGCCTCCGATCTGGGGGAGACAGAATCACCCAGTCTAAAGAAAAGCGTTCTCAGGCTGGCAACAACAAAGGGAGCTGGGTTGACAGGTAGTGAGCCCCCCATCGGTGACCATGAGCAAGGCTGGACAACCCCTCCAAATGCTGACAGCAGTTCTCTAGGTGGGCATTTAttgctgattttcattttttgatttttaaatgttgatcaaAGCTGATTATTAAGTGTCCAGGGTTTTGTATGTGTATTATGTCTCTAAAACTTTATACTGTTCAACAAAGGAGAATCTGTGGTTTCCAACTTATGAACAATAACCAAAACCAGACTGAGGCCCCAGGAAGTCAAGCACAGTCCCAAGGACATGCGGCAAGGAAGTGGCAGTCTAGAAAGCTGGTGACCAAGCCTCTCACGACTGCATCACAGTTCTTGTCTCTTCACGCTTTTTTGTATTACCAAGCTTTTGGCAATGAATACATGCTGCTTCCGCGATTATGAAAAAGTCTAACAAGTCACTGATTTGAGAGAAGGTTCCTTCTACCCTGCTGCTCCGTGTCTCCGGCAGCCTCACTGTCCCGCCCAGGGCCCACTCCTCCGCCCCCATCCCTGCAGCCTCCCGCCTCGCTGTCCCTGTGCTTGCGCCCGTGTGGTTGGGCTAGGATGTCCCGTGTTGCAGTCTTGCTGAGGTCTGCTCAAAATGTCCCTTGCTGGCCTCTGGCCCCTGGGGCGGAtccagggaaggagaaggagaagtggGAAGGGATGTGAAACTTGGCCCCGGGCCAGCACCGCCCTGCTGGGTGTCCCACAGGGGTCCCCGCGTGAAGGACCAGAGTATCCAGTGCGCTGAAGACTGGACGCAGGTGAGGCCACCACTGGATGGGGAAGGGGGCTGTGACATTTAGCGAGCCAGGGGAGGTGGCCCAGGAGACTGGAccgggcagggagggagggagagtgctGCTACCTGGTTCTGTGCCAAAACAGGGCCGGGGGGCACTGGTCCAGGACCCAGAACAAGTGGGTTGTTCTGGGGGGACCTTGACTCCAGAGGCTTGGGGGGAGGCTGGGAGGTAGCCACAGAGCCATCAGCTCTAACCAGAATTCCTGGATCCTGGCTGGGAAAAGGCTGGGGTGTCAGAGCCCAACAGAGGGGTCCCGCAGAGGGGCCCAGGAGGTGACAGTCAGCTCTCTGTCCTCCAGTGGGTGCTAAGAGGTTCCacgtgtggggaggagggggcagatgTGTGTGTCAGCTGTTTGTGAATTCCAGTGTGGATGTGCAACTCTGCCATCTGGGTGAGAGAGTGTTAATTAAACAGGGAGcgggcactcaataaatatttattcaaaggaaCTGATCATCTGCAGGGAGTATATGACTGTGTGTGTCCAGGTAAGTGAGGGATGGAGTGTGTCAGTCGGACTGTCCAGGGGTGTGTGGTGGACTTTTAACTTTGCTTATTGTGTTGTGTAGGTGTCTGAGGTCTAGAAGCTGTGTTCGTGTGCCTGAGTGTGTAACCCTATGGGTATGTTCAGTTGTGTGTGTCAGTCTGCATGAGTTTGTGGTTCTGTGTATATGCTGGGGGGTCCTTGGAGCTGGGTGGAGAGTGGACTTCAAAGGCCCTGGGTGGGGTATGTGTGCAATGGTCAGGGACATATATAGATatcatgggggggggggggcgtggttCAAGCGTGTGAGTTGGGTGTGAACGAGTGTGTGATGTCCAGCCTGCCCAGGCCCTGCTCTTGTCTCCACAGCGGGACCATGGAAGTCCCCCAGGGCTGGCTGGTGATCAGCGTGCTGGCCATCTCCCTGGCCTCCTCTATGACCCAGGACGTGTGCCGAGCCCCGGATGGGAAGGACGGGAATGCAGGAATACCTGGCCGACCCGGACGGCCAGGCCTCAAGGGGGAGCGGGGGGAGCCGGGTAAGCCCTCCCTCGGGACCCCAGCCCCTCATCGCTGGGCCTGGGCTGGCCTCCTGGAGGTGGGGGCTCAGGGCGGCAGTGAGAAGCAGAGGCGTCCACCTGGGCCCCCACAGGAAGCCCCTCAGTCTGCTTGGTCCCAGGGCCCAGCCTTCTCCCAGGGCCATTTACCCAGCCCCCCGGGCCTCTCTGTATCCCCCTTAACTGCCACATCCTCTTTCTTTGGCCTTGCCGTCCTCCTCTGGAGAGTAGGCCACTTCAAGCAAGGCCTATGAAAGGTCCTAAAGCTGTGCCCAGCCTTGGTCTTTGTTCAATCACCAGAAAGACGAATGCCCTAGTTTTTAGATTTGAGAGCCCTtgtcttgctgtgtgaccttgagtgagttactcaccctctctgagcctcagttgcctcatctgtaaaagggagaAAGACCCCACCTAGCATGTGGAGAGGGATCAATCCATAACAACTGTCGTTTTTGCTTCCAGCTTCCCTGCAAGCCTGTCCCTGcttcccccttccctgccccttcAAGCTTCAGAAACTCTCATATTCAAGAAAAAAGGCCAAGGGTgaaggaaaagggaggagggCAAGACCAGAGCCAGAAAAGATGGTCTCGTGTAATCACCCTGAGACTCCCAGTCCATAGACCACCAGAAAGATCTGCACAGGCATTTGCAGTGATCTGCACCCAGACATCCTACAGGTAGCCCCTGCATCTGAAGAAGTCAAGGTCAATGGCCtagtgggggacagggagaggtGTGGAGTGCCCAGCTGTGGGCAGGAATGCAGTGAAGCCAGTGGACCGCCTTTTCCCAGAACCTGATCCTTCCCCAAGTGTCTGTTCAATTTCTCTTCATTGTACAGATAAACaagctggggctcagagaggttgagacacttgtccaagatcacacagaacCAGTCAGAATCAATCAGGCCCAGACACTCCCCTACCCTCTTATCCCACAGCTATCTGGGGCCCCAGCCACCTCCCTGAGGTCTGGAGGATACCAAACTCTCAGTCCCAACCTAACCTTTTCCCTACAGGGGCCCCTGCCATCCAGACGGGGATCCGTGGCCTTAAAGGAGACCAGGGTGACCCTGGACCCCCTGGAAATCCAGGCAGAATGGGCTACCCAGGACCCGCTGGTCCCATGGGGCCCCCTGGCCTCCCGGGGTTGAAGGGCACCAAAGGGAACCCCGGAAACATCAAGGACCAGCCGCGGCCAGCCTTCTCGGCCGTGAGACCGAACCCTCTGACGAGAGACAACGTGGTCATCTTCAGAGAGGTCATCACCAACCAGGAGAATGTGTACCAGAACAACACGGGCAGGTTCCACTGCTCTGTCCCAGGCTACTACTATTTCACCTTCCAGGTGGTGTCCAAGTGGGACCTCTGCCTGTCCATCAGGTCCTCTGGGAGGGGCCAGATCCAGCCCTTGGGCTTCTGTGACTTCAACAGTAAGGAATTCTTGCAGGTGGTGTCTGGAAGCACGGTGCTGCATCTCCAGCAGGGAGACCAGGTCTGGATTGAAAAAGATGCCAGTAGGGGCCGCATTTACCACAGCCCAGAGGCCGATAGCATCTTCAGTGGCTTCCTCATCTTCCCATCCACTTGAGCAGGGAAgaccaacccccccacccccggtccCCATCGTGGCCTCTGCatcctgctgtgtgaccctggcccACTCACTCCAGCTCTCGGGCCATCTCTGCTCTGCCCTATCAAGTGGGTGTTCTGTTGCTTTAGCTGCCTGAACGGAGATCATGTCTTAGAACTCTTCCTGGAATAAATATCTGAATCCACATCTGCTGAGCCTGAAGTTCACTGGCTACCTTGGGCAttgggagggaggctgaagaatGACAACAGTTATTTAAGTGCTTACAAGGCAGGCCCATATTTAGCATTTTACAGTGTATATTTAGCAGGTCCTGGGAGCCTCATCAGCCTGGACTCAAATCCTGGGCCACCATTTGCTTAAATCCAATTACGTGCATTTTATGTTGCTTTGgtgaatctcagtttcctgatctgtaaagtgggaatactGACAGCACCCACCTCAATGGATTGTTCGGAGGATTAAATGACTTGATATGGGAAAATTGCAGAGGAGTTCCTGGGGCATTAAtaaggggcctcccaggtggttcagactgtaaagaatgtgcctgcaatgtgggagacctgggtttgatccctggtttgggaagatcccctggaggagggcatggcaacccactccagtattcttgcctggagaatccccacgaacagaggagcctggcaggctacagtccatggggtcgcaaagagtcggacgcgactgagtgactaagcccacacACATACGGTTTAGCctttatggtattttgtttagTCTTTACAGTTGAACTTTGAGTTGGGTATTATGActgatcccattttacagataatgaaactgaGTGATGTTAAGGAGAACTTAAAGCCCAAGGTTAGCATGTAAggcagagaagggcatggcaacctgctccagtattcttgcctggagaatcccttggacagaggagcctggtgggctgctgtccatggggtcacacagtgtcagacacgactgaagtgacttagcacgcatgcatgcattggagaaggacatggcaacccgctccagtattctttgcctggagaatcccagggatggaggagcctggtgggctgccatctgtgaggtcgcacagagttggacacgactgaagtgacttagcagcagcagcagcatgtaaggggaaggggtggggttaACCCCAGGTCCTGCTAATACCCAAGTCTGCATGTTTACCTGCTCCCCTCGCCAGCCTCCACAGCCACACACCTGACACATGGCACATGTCGCTTCCAAGGCTGAACCAGAAAGGCAGGGGCTCAGAGAGTGGGAGCACTTGACCCAAGGGCATCCAGAGGTCCTCCCTGCCGAGTGTCCTGAGTCCAGCTCCGGACTTCTACCCTGGCAGGCATGGAGGGTGGGCATGCATCCTGCTTGCACTGGGGCCTTGGAGGATCTGGAATGTTCCTGGTCCATTCCCAGGGTCCCACTTCGCCTGTCCGGGTGCTGCTGAGAAGCAAAAGCCCCACTATGTCCTCTGTGCGTGAGAAGGGTAAGGAGACCAGAAGTCCAGTCCT carries:
- the C1QA gene encoding complement C1q subcomponent subunit A, whose amino-acid sequence is MEVPQGWLVISVLAISLASSMTQDVCRAPDGKDGNAGIPGRPGRPGLKGERGEPGAPAIQTGIRGLKGDQGDPGPPGNPGRMGYPGPAGPMGPPGLPGLKGTKGNPGNIKDQPRPAFSAVRPNPLTRDNVVIFREVITNQENVYQNNTGRFHCSVPGYYYFTFQVVSKWDLCLSIRSSGRGQIQPLGFCDFNSKEFLQVVSGSTVLHLQQGDQVWIEKDASRGRIYHSPEADSIFSGFLIFPST